A single genomic interval of uncultured Desulfobacter sp. harbors:
- a CDS encoding type II toxin-antitoxin system RelE/ParE family toxin → MIYTIEKTTIFEKWIKGIKNPKDKARIFARIKRAELGNLGDHKQLAENLFEMRIFFGQGFRLYYTVRDEKIIFLLCGGNKSSQAKDIRKAKTILEELEWE, encoded by the coding sequence ATGATCTATACAATTGAAAAAACTACCATTTTTGAAAAATGGATAAAGGGAATCAAAAATCCAAAAGATAAAGCCCGAATTTTTGCCAGAATCAAGCGGGCCGAACTTGGAAATTTAGGTGACCACAAGCAGCTGGCCGAAAATTTATTTGAAATGAGAATCTTTTTTGGGCAGGGCTTTCGGCTTTATTATACGGTCCGGGATGAAAAAATAATTTTCCTTCTTTGCGGTGGTAACAAATCAAGCCAGGCCAAGGATATCAGAAAAGCAAAAACTATCTTGGAGGAATTGGAATGGGAATAA
- a CDS encoding transposase: protein MARKPRLHYPGAFYHVMLRGNGGQEIFFSEDDRHHFYFLLGEGRKRYNHRIHAFCQMKNHVHLVIQVGETPLSQIMQNLSFRYTRHINSRQKRFGHLFQGRYKAILIDKDNYLLELVRYIHCNPVRAKICENPADYQWSSHNAYLGIQKYPWLTTKVIS from the coding sequence ATGGCAAGAAAACCACGATTACATTATCCAGGCGCTTTTTATCACGTGATGCTTAGAGGCAATGGCGGCCAGGAAATTTTTTTCTCAGAAGATGACCGGCATCACTTTTATTTTTTGCTTGGAGAAGGCCGGAAAAGATACAATCATCGCATTCACGCATTCTGCCAGATGAAGAACCATGTCCATCTGGTCATTCAGGTTGGAGAAACTCCGCTTTCCCAAATAATGCAAAATTTAAGCTTTCGGTATACGCGTCATATCAATTCACGGCAAAAGCGGTTCGGTCATCTGTTCCAGGGACGATATAAAGCGATTCTTATCGACAAAGACAACTATTTGCTTGAACTTGTCAGATACATTCATTGCAATCCGGTCAGGGCAAAAATATGTGAAAATCCGGCTGACTATCAGTGGAGCAGTCATAACGCCTACCTTGGAATACAAAAATACCCGTGGCTGACTACAAAGGTTATATCTTAA
- a CDS encoding DUF2442 domain-containing protein gives MIVPKIKDVMPADQRTLIVTFDNGKRKRYDVKKLLIKEMYFPLKDKGFFKNVKIEPGGYAVYWNDMIDISEYELWQNGIDI, from the coding sequence ATGATAGTACCAAAAATAAAAGATGTTATGCCTGCTGATCAACGGACACTCATTGTTACTTTTGATAATGGCAAACGCAAGCGTTATGATGTCAAAAAATTGTTAATCAAAGAAATGTATTTCCCGCTTAAGGACAAAGGATTTTTTAAAAATGTAAAGATAGAACCCGGAGGATATGCAGTCTATTGGAATGATATGATTGATATCAGTGAATATGAATTATGGCAAAATGGTATTGATATATGA
- a CDS encoding DUF4160 domain-containing protein, translated as MPEITRFYGIIIKLFFGDHPPPHFHAVYGEYIALIDINSLNVIEGDLPARARKLVIEWAEKYQSELKTIWETQEFKKLPPLE; from the coding sequence ATGCCAGAAATTACGAGGTTTTATGGGATAATCATCAAACTGTTTTTCGGAGATCACCCGCCTCCGCATTTTCACGCCGTTTATGGTGAATATATTGCCCTTATCGATATTAATTCTTTGAACGTCATTGAAGGAGATCTTCCCGCCAGAGCAAGAAAACTCGTTATTGAGTGGGCTGAAAAGTATCAGTCAGAATTAAAAACGATATGGGAAACCCAGGAATTTAAAAAATTGCCACCTCTGGAGTAA
- a CDS encoding PEP-CTERM/exosortase system-associated acyltransferase: MISKSLIYDRFRFGQVIDDDILKGTFRMRYEVYVDEFGFEDEADHPDGLETDKYEKESIHFACLNETNSVVGTIRLVLHSDKGFPIEHATKLNFTGEKPEPDKTGEISRLTVSKGLRRRKEDGMYGVESYLKRKEGGVLPDDGTIPKKMAGRKNPIIVLGLYQVMLHESLRQGLTYWYMITEKKIFYALKKYGFLFHQIGEPVQYHGERIPYFADIHELLVNLKQTDAGMYNFLLAGLEEAYRPDI; the protein is encoded by the coding sequence ATGATCAGCAAAAGTCTTATCTACGACAGATTTCGGTTCGGCCAAGTTATAGATGATGATATTTTAAAAGGCACCTTCCGGATGAGGTATGAAGTCTATGTAGATGAGTTCGGGTTTGAAGATGAGGCTGACCATCCGGACGGACTGGAAACAGATAAATATGAAAAGGAATCCATCCATTTTGCCTGCTTGAACGAAACGAATTCGGTGGTCGGTACCATACGGCTGGTGCTTCATTCAGACAAAGGGTTTCCTATTGAACATGCCACAAAATTAAATTTTACAGGGGAAAAACCTGAGCCGGATAAAACCGGCGAAATTTCCAGACTTACGGTAAGCAAAGGTCTCAGGCGCCGTAAAGAGGACGGAATGTATGGCGTGGAGTCTTATTTAAAGAGAAAAGAAGGGGGTGTACTGCCTGACGATGGGACCATTCCAAAAAAAATGGCGGGTAGGAAAAACCCTATCATTGTATTAGGGCTTTACCAGGTCATGCTCCACGAAAGTTTGCGACAGGGGTTGACCTATTGGTATATGATCACTGAAAAAAAGATATTCTATGCCTTGAAAAAATATGGATTTCTATTCCACCAAATCGGGGAGCCTGTACAATATCATGGTGAAAGGATTCCCTATTTTGCAGATATTCATGAACTGCTGGTCAATTTAAAACAAACCGATGCAGGGATGTATAACTTTCTGCTTGCCGGGCTGGAAGAAGCGTATCGGCCGGATATTTGA
- a CDS encoding MMPL family transporter yields MIFIINHAKLLLCCTLAIAFFLFIHIPQVRNIEDVDHFIIKGDIDAQFYQEFKSVFNNDEFFIIAFSADKTSFAPSLKILQNITDDLEKIEEIREVKSLTNIDDTIGSEDLFTVRKFIEEIPDNIDALDLIRKQAINNPLYRNNFISDDGKALAVIVSAHSRPDDDYYRHRLMEQTQKILEKYNHQVDHFYLAGKTVTDTAMSNYMEKDVSLLLPLSYLLIALCLYYFYRNLRLVILGVVNISFCLGSVMGFMGIAGITQNSVTSIVLPLIMALSLCDTVHLFSHMTGQVLVEEPNKYAALSKVLKQIIWPCFMTSLTTAIGFLSLLVSNIPPIREFAIIASVGMGLEFLFSFFLLPPLILFMNPKKLYADYHAISFVAKFLDIASWCVLKHKTTIIMISATVFVISCIMSLQIKAETNIFDFFKKNSRIRSDLQFVESELAGVESFDISLKSNEIDAFKIPDNLKLIEKIQNYAQSIQGVDDTLSFTDFIKDMNQSFHNENPEEYRIPNSRKLISQYLLLYDSDDIEDFVNSSYNHARISIRISEHYSPRQQMIFEKLGDFIDRIDHHDVDIRITGRTLQDLNIIKDIFSGQMKSIVLAVGIIWLVLFALFRSFRMGFVSIIPNIFPIVLNFGVMGAFGIPLNTATALISAVAIGISVDDTIHFLLEFKKQKRTQKPIFDVLNNVIHQKGRAIFSSSLILSIGFGVLTLSSFMPTVHFGLLCACIMICAVLADIFLLPAILLCL; encoded by the coding sequence ATGATTTTTATTATCAATCACGCAAAACTATTATTATGTTGCACGCTTGCAATAGCGTTTTTTCTTTTTATACATATTCCACAAGTCCGCAACATTGAAGATGTTGATCATTTTATTATTAAAGGAGATATAGACGCACAATTTTATCAAGAATTCAAATCCGTCTTTAATAATGATGAATTTTTTATCATTGCTTTTTCTGCAGATAAAACATCTTTCGCACCATCTTTAAAAATCCTCCAAAACATTACAGATGATTTAGAAAAAATTGAAGAGATCAGAGAAGTCAAAAGCCTGACCAATATCGACGATACAATTGGCTCAGAAGACTTGTTCACGGTCAGAAAATTTATTGAAGAAATTCCGGATAATATTGATGCATTAGATTTAATAAGAAAACAGGCAATTAATAATCCTTTATATCGTAATAATTTCATTTCGGATGATGGAAAAGCATTAGCCGTTATAGTGTCCGCGCATAGCCGCCCAGATGATGATTATTACCGCCACCGGTTAATGGAACAAACCCAAAAAATTCTGGAAAAATACAATCACCAAGTCGATCATTTTTACTTAGCTGGAAAAACTGTTACAGATACCGCGATGAGTAACTATATGGAAAAAGATGTTTCACTTCTTCTTCCTCTGTCATACCTCCTGATTGCATTATGTCTATACTATTTTTATCGCAACCTACGGCTTGTCATATTGGGGGTTGTGAATATCAGCTTTTGTTTAGGGAGTGTGATGGGGTTCATGGGAATTGCAGGCATTACCCAGAACAGTGTAACCAGCATTGTCCTACCCTTGATCATGGCATTATCTTTATGTGACACAGTTCATTTATTCTCCCACATGACCGGTCAGGTTTTGGTAGAAGAGCCCAACAAATATGCCGCTCTATCTAAAGTACTAAAACAAATTATCTGGCCTTGTTTTATGACATCCCTTACGACAGCCATCGGTTTTTTATCTTTGCTTGTGAGTAACATTCCTCCCATACGGGAATTTGCAATCATTGCATCTGTTGGAATGGGATTGGAATTTTTGTTTTCGTTTTTTCTGCTCCCACCCTTGATTCTTTTTATGAATCCGAAAAAACTTTATGCTGATTATCACGCAATCAGCTTTGTTGCAAAATTTCTTGATATAGCATCATGGTGCGTATTGAAACACAAGACTACCATTATCATGATCAGTGCGACGGTGTTTGTTATTTCTTGCATCATGTCGTTGCAAATCAAAGCTGAGACAAATATTTTTGATTTTTTTAAAAAAAATAGCCGAATACGATCTGATTTGCAATTTGTAGAATCGGAATTAGCAGGCGTGGAATCGTTCGATATTTCATTGAAATCAAATGAAATTGATGCCTTTAAAATCCCTGACAACTTAAAGCTCATTGAAAAAATTCAAAATTATGCCCAATCTATACAAGGGGTGGATGATACGCTTTCCTTTACCGATTTTATAAAAGATATGAATCAATCCTTTCATAATGAAAACCCAGAGGAATATAGAATTCCGAATTCCAGAAAACTGATTTCCCAATATCTTTTGCTTTATGATTCTGATGACATCGAAGATTTTGTAAACTCGTCATATAATCACGCGCGGATATCGATTCGCATCTCGGAACATTACTCCCCACGACAGCAGATGATATTTGAAAAGCTTGGGGACTTCATAGACCGTATCGATCACCATGATGTTGATATTAGAATTACCGGACGTACGTTGCAGGATCTGAACATTATCAAAGATATTTTTTCAGGACAGATGAAAAGCATCGTTCTGGCCGTTGGAATTATCTGGCTTGTACTTTTTGCCCTATTTAGATCGTTTCGTATGGGATTTGTCAGTATTATTCCCAATATCTTTCCGATTGTCTTGAATTTCGGCGTAATGGGAGCATTTGGAATCCCCTTAAATACCGCCACTGCGCTAATTTCAGCAGTGGCGATTGGCATCAGCGTTGATGATACCATCCATTTTTTATTGGAATTTAAAAAACAAAAAAGAACTCAAAAACCTATTTTTGATGTTTTAAATAATGTCATTCATCAAAAAGGGAGAGCTATTTTTTCATCTTCTCTTATTTTAAGCATAGGGTTTGGGGTTCTCACTCTGAGCAGTTTCATGCCAACTGTTCATTTTGGGTTGTTATGCGCTTGTATTATGATTTGTGCTGTATTAGCCGACATCTTTTTGCTGCCGGCTATTTTGTTGTGTCTATAA
- a CDS encoding PEP-CTERM/exosortase system-associated acyltransferase, whose translation MELSFAYINDDEKKMEKAFRFRYEIFCEEKNFFDGESLYGPMETDLFDEYSLHFGAFDQFGDIKGYARLVCHSENGYPMQRLCPYEITGAKDFIGESSAEVSRLAITKDFRSFYQKSSMGNTGAANNKNDTDLYIAPQIQFGLFRMICAACLQLDITHVFAVMEPFLYKRLLRFSLKFNAIGDEFENHGKVFPFLGRISDFEKSLFSENLSPFPFQDRNSENFHSDIPFLVASYGKICA comes from the coding sequence ATGGAACTGTCATTTGCATACATAAACGACGATGAAAAGAAAATGGAAAAGGCATTCAGATTTCGATATGAAATATTTTGCGAGGAAAAAAACTTTTTTGATGGGGAAAGTCTTTACGGGCCAATGGAGACGGACCTATTCGATGAATATTCACTGCATTTTGGAGCATTTGATCAATTTGGCGATATTAAAGGGTATGCAAGATTAGTTTGCCATTCAGAAAATGGGTACCCAATGCAGCGCTTATGCCCATATGAAATTACAGGAGCAAAAGACTTTATTGGAGAAAGCTCAGCTGAAGTTTCGCGATTAGCTATTACAAAAGACTTTAGAAGTTTTTATCAAAAATCCTCTATGGGCAACACAGGAGCTGCTAATAATAAAAACGATACCGATTTATATATAGCACCTCAAATTCAATTCGGATTGTTCCGGATGATATGTGCTGCTTGCCTTCAACTTGATATAACGCATGTGTTTGCCGTCATGGAGCCATTTCTTTACAAACGCTTATTGCGTTTTTCCCTGAAGTTTAATGCCATTGGTGACGAATTTGAAAATCATGGCAAGGTATTCCCTTTCCTCGGCAGAATCTCAGATTTCGAAAAATCTTTATTTTCGGAAAATCTTTCCCCCTTTCCGTTTCAGGATCGGAACTCAGAAAATTTTCATTCAGATATTCCTTTTTTGGTTGCATCTTATGGAAAAATATGTGCATAG
- a CDS encoding PEP-CTERM/exosortase system-associated acyltransferase produces the protein MKIQGFKFICVDDDEELLKETYRLRYEIYCHEAEFLDDNQYSDGIEKDMWDDHSIHFAALDSDNVVVGTLRLILNSEHAFPFEVYCPNYDRSKINFPRAQLSEISRLAVSKKYRRRKNDGLYGMNSYHSSADNPIPKEIQEKRKRPIVVFGLYKVMYMESKRRGIVHWYAAMEQKLNRTLRKFFFEFQAIGPEEDYYGPVTPFWAKISNFEQSLFKEKPKAMHFLAYGLERKFLPKCSQFFWIKNFLFIMIGKMRGKI, from the coding sequence ATGAAAATACAGGGTTTTAAGTTTATATGCGTAGATGATGATGAAGAATTACTAAAAGAAACATACCGGCTTAGATATGAAATTTACTGTCACGAGGCGGAGTTTCTTGATGACAATCAGTACTCGGATGGAATCGAAAAGGATATGTGGGACGATCACTCTATCCATTTTGCCGCATTAGACAGTGATAATGTGGTCGTTGGAACCCTGCGTCTGATACTTAATTCCGAACATGCTTTTCCCTTTGAAGTATATTGTCCCAATTATGACCGGTCAAAAATTAATTTTCCCAGAGCCCAATTATCAGAAATATCAAGGCTTGCCGTCAGTAAAAAATACCGGAGAAGGAAAAATGATGGTCTATACGGGATGAATTCTTACCACTCCTCGGCAGACAACCCAATACCTAAAGAAATTCAAGAAAAACGTAAACGCCCCATCGTTGTATTTGGCCTGTATAAAGTCATGTATATGGAGAGTAAAAGGAGGGGAATCGTCCACTGGTATGCAGCCATGGAGCAGAAGCTCAACCGGACACTTCGCAAGTTTTTCTTTGAATTTCAGGCTATTGGGCCAGAAGAGGATTACTACGGGCCTGTAACCCCATTTTGGGCAAAAATATCGAATTTTGAACAATCTCTTTTTAAAGAAAAGCCTAAAGCGATGCATTTTTTGGCATATGGACTTGAACGGAAATTCCTGCCGAAATGTTCACAATTTTTCTGGATTAAAAATTTTTTGTTTATCATGATTGGCAAAATGAGAGGTAAAATATAA
- a CDS encoding amidohydrolase family protein: MEIINAHVHMIELDKMVEKMGDLKISSGISVLKDIEPTLPLLDIETLLAQMDRAGVSKSLIYAVDAPIVYASNQYVHSLCSRYPDRLMGMASVNPFAENALEVIEHAVKDLGLKGLKFHPPLQDFFMNDEKIFPIYEKALEFNIPIIFHVGTTPFGSLCRLSQANPLLVDDIAFEFPDLRIMLTHLGTLWHNESFMVVEKNPNVFIDTAAYLYEIPQLLTMDLIRRIGEDKIIFGTDYPMPYSGQVHQITDFVRCIEDLEISEDIREKIFSKNLETLLYGQPDTVPHISASDMLDKTSGNS, encoded by the coding sequence TTGGAAATTATTAATGCCCATGTCCATATGATTGAATTGGATAAAATGGTTGAGAAAATGGGAGATCTCAAGATATCGTCAGGGATTTCCGTTCTTAAAGATATTGAACCAACTCTTCCTCTTCTTGATATCGAAACCCTGCTCGCGCAGATGGATCGGGCCGGTGTTTCCAAGTCACTGATTTATGCCGTTGATGCACCGATTGTTTATGCGTCGAATCAATACGTGCATTCATTGTGCAGTCGGTATCCGGACCGTCTTATGGGCATGGCGTCCGTAAATCCTTTTGCTGAAAATGCCCTTGAAGTCATTGAGCATGCTGTCAAAGACCTGGGGCTCAAGGGGTTGAAATTTCATCCTCCCCTCCAGGATTTTTTTATGAATGATGAAAAAATATTTCCTATTTACGAAAAAGCATTAGAGTTTAATATCCCAATCATTTTTCATGTGGGGACAACACCATTTGGAAGTCTTTGCAGACTTTCCCAGGCTAACCCTTTGCTTGTGGATGATATAGCTTTTGAGTTCCCCGATTTGAGGATCATGCTGACACATCTCGGAACCCTTTGGCACAATGAATCTTTTATGGTAGTAGAAAAAAATCCCAATGTATTTATTGATACGGCAGCATATCTTTATGAAATACCACAGCTTCTTACAATGGACTTGATCCGCAGAATCGGGGAAGATAAAATTATTTTTGGTACAGACTATCCCATGCCCTATTCCGGGCAAGTCCACCAAATAACAGATTTTGTGAGATGCATCGAAGATCTGGAAATTTCGGAGGATATACGGGAAAAAATTTTTTCGAAAAACCTTGAGACATTGCTTTACGGACAGCCGGATACAGTTCCACATATTAGTGCATCGGATATGCTTGATAAAACATCCGGTAATTCATGA
- a CDS encoding ThiF family adenylyltransferase: protein MYKKLGGSMGDFNWSEEYQRFIGRNDGIITPEQQEKLRKSTACVFGMGGIGSPAFEVLVRAGIGKFKIVDNDVYDASNMNRQIFANIDTIGKKKILVAKEVAQKINPEIAIECYERIEEKNINKILSKADVILLAIDELKPCLIISRAARKMKVPVVEGWALPFGNVRTFTEDTPQLEEAYGLQTLGKEISNFSDEELRRMGTELLFSLGKIEGIADYYSDEVIERVASGIIPSFAPMAWLTSVLMANEALKILLNIGCIAKGPDFTIYDPYMHRIPSIGS, encoded by the coding sequence ATGTATAAAAAATTAGGGGGCAGTATGGGGGATTTTAACTGGAGTGAAGAGTATCAAAGATTTATTGGACGGAATGATGGTATTATTACTCCTGAACAGCAGGAAAAACTTCGTAAATCTACGGCTTGTGTTTTTGGTATGGGAGGGATTGGAAGTCCTGCATTTGAGGTATTGGTCAGGGCAGGTATCGGTAAGTTCAAAATTGTTGATAACGATGTCTATGATGCTTCAAATATGAACCGACAAATTTTTGCCAATATTGATACCATTGGAAAGAAAAAAATTCTGGTTGCCAAAGAGGTTGCGCAAAAAATTAATCCAGAGATTGCAATTGAATGTTATGAACGAATAGAAGAAAAAAATATAAATAAGATCCTTTCCAAAGCAGATGTCATCTTGTTGGCCATTGATGAATTGAAACCCTGCTTGATTATTTCTAGGGCTGCCAGAAAGATGAAAGTTCCGGTCGTGGAAGGCTGGGCGCTTCCATTTGGAAACGTCAGAACCTTTACTGAAGATACTCCACAATTGGAGGAAGCGTATGGCCTTCAAACCCTTGGCAAGGAGATTTCCAATTTTTCAGATGAAGAATTACGTCGAATGGGAACAGAACTTCTGTTCAGTCTTGGCAAAATAGAAGGGATTGCGGATTATTATTCAGATGAAGTTATTGAGAGGGTTGCCAGTGGAATTATCCCTTCTTTTGCCCCCATGGCTTGGCTGACTTCCGTGTTGATGGCCAATGAAGCTTTGAAGATACTCCTGAATATTGGGTGCATCGCAAAGGGACCGGATTTTACAATATATGATCCGTATATGCATCGGATTCCCTCAATCGGAAGTTAA